In one Arachis duranensis cultivar V14167 chromosome 9, aradu.V14167.gnm2.J7QH, whole genome shotgun sequence genomic region, the following are encoded:
- the LOC107466238 gene encoding uncharacterized protein LOC107466238, with product MTSSSEMSCMDQSSEASKPPRRNRSSDPSDPARKHRRHKSEDPKLSETSETPGKHRHHRSEEEKTPSSDSTETSRRHRRDRDREHHHGSEEEKPPLSNSTESSRKQEEEKSESKESSRRRRHKSEEEKSESSRKHNRHQGTEEVKSPSSESTESYRKQKGTEEVKSQSSESTESSKVLLSSESIESPKKQTEEVKPPSSDSKESTRKHRHHRSEEEKLQSDSTESSRRHHRRESGTEEEKIQTDSTDTSRRHRRRESGTEEEKFQSDSTETSRKHHHRHRESGTEEEKFQSDSTETSRKHHHRPRESRTEEEKLQSDSTETSRKHHQRRPESGTEEEKLQSDSTETTRKHHHRRRESGTEEEKFQSDSTETSRKHHHRRRESGTDEEKLQSDSTETSRRHRRRESGTEEEKFHSDSTETSRRHHRESGTEEEKFQSDSTETSRKHHHRRRESGTDEEKLQSDSTETSRRHRRRESGTEEDKFQSDSTETSRRHHRESGTEEEKPPTSSTSKSSHRRKSKTSSSEEKEGSSRRSSKSNKSSSKEELSESLRDVEPEPES from the coding sequence ATGACAAGCAGTTCTGAGATGTCGTGCATGGATCAAAGTTCCGAAGCATCGAAGCCACCAAGAAGGAATCGATCTTCGGATCCATCAGACCCAGCTAGAAAGCATCGTCGTCACAAATCTGAGGACCCAAAGCTATCAGAAACCTCCGAAACTCCTGGGAAGCACCGGCACCATAGATCAGAAGAAGAGAAGACACCGTCTTCTGATTCCACAGAAACTTCTAGAAGGCATCGCCGTGACCGTGACCGTGAGCATCATCATGGATCAGAAGAAGAGAAGCCACCATTGTCAAATTCCACGGAATCTTCTAGAAAGCAAGAGGAAGAGAAGTCAGAGTCCAAAGAATCTTCTAGAAGGCGTCGCCATAAATCAGAGGAAGAGAAGTCAGAATCTTCTCGAAAACACAATCGCCACCAGGGAACAGAAGAGGTGAAGTCACCATCATCAGAATCAACAGAATCTTATAGAAAGCAAAAGGGAACAGAAGAAGTGAAGTCGCAGTCTTCGGAATCCACAGAATCTTCTAAGGTGCTGCTGTCATCGGAATCCATAGAATCTCCTAAGAAGCAAACGGAAGAAGTGAAGCCACCATCATCAGATTCCAAAGAATCTACTAGAAAACATCGTCACCACAGGTCAGAAGAAGAGAAGTTGCAATCAGATTCTACAGAATCTTCCAGAAGGCATCATCGCCGTGAATCAGGAACAGAAGAAGAGAAGATACAAACAGATTCAACAGACACTTCTAGAAGGCATCGTCGTCGTGAATCTGGAACAGAAGAAGAGAAGTTTCAATCAGATTCCACGGAAACTTCTAGAAagcatcatcatcgtcatcgtGAATCTGGAACagaagaagagaagttccaaTCAGATTCCACGGAAACTTCTAGAAAGCATCATCATCGTCCCCGTGAATCTAGGACAGAAGAAGAGAAGCTCCAATCAGATTCCACAGAAACTTCTAGAAAGCATCATCAACGTCGCCCTGAATCTGGGACAGAAGAAGAGAAGCTCCAATCAGATTCCACAGAAACTACTAGAAAGCATCATCATCGTCGTCGTGAATCTGGAACagaagaagagaagttccaaTCAGATTCCACGGAAACTTCTAGAAAGCATCACCATCGTCGCCGTGAATCTGGAACAGACGAAGAGAAGCTACAATCAGATTCCACAGAAACTTCTAGAAGGCATCGTCGCCGTGAATCCGGAACagaagaagagaagttccaTTCAGATTCAACGGAAACTTCTAGAAGGCATCACCGGGAATCTGGAACagaagaagagaagttccaaTCAGATTCTACGGAAACTTCTAGAAAGCATCACCATCGTCGCCGTGAATCTGGAACAGACGAAGAGAAGCTGCAATCAGATTCCACAGAAACTTCTAGAAGGCATCGTCGCCGTGAATCCGGAACAGAAGAAGATAAGTTCCAATCAGATTCAACGGAAACTTCTAGAAGGCATCACCGTGAATCTGGAACAGAAGAAGAGAAACCACCAACATCCTCAACAAGCAAAAGCTCGCATAGGAGGAAGTCAAAAACATCATCGTCTGAGGAAAAGGAAGGCTCTTCAAGGAGATCGTCGAAAAGTAATAAGAGTTCTTCGAAGGAAGAGCTGAGTGAATCTTTGCGCGACGTTGAACCAGAACCTGAATCCTAA